The genomic segment ACGGCGCCCCCACCCAGCCACCACAGGCCAAGGTGAAGGAATCCGTACCTACAGCTGAATAGCGCCGCGGTAAGGTCAGCAATGAAATATTGATGCTCGCCTCACCGAGGCAGGCATCAATTTCTTCAGGTCTGTTTTCGATATTGTTGGATCAGCTATTTTTCCAATAGCTGGCGCAGTTCTTCCCTGGATTCGTCCAGCTTGCGTTCACGCCTTTCGACCTTCTGCGGCTCACCATCCTCCAAAGCTTCGCGCAGATCGGCTTCACGCTCGCTGATTTCTTCCCGCACCTCGTCTATATCATCCTGTCGTTCGGCCTGCAGACCCTCGTTGGTGCAGTGGGTCCGGACCTTGTCCAATGCGGTTTCGAGACCGCGAATCTGTCCGGCGTTACCGTTATCGCGCGCGTGGTCAAGCTGACGGCGAATGTTCGCTTCCTTTCCGGCACAGCTTTCCTGGGCGTGAGCCAATCCAGTGGTGAACATCAGCAATACCATTGCGACAGCAGTTTTCATTCAAAGCACCTTTCGATTGAGCTCCGGTAATTGTAGTGGACGTGTGGAAAGCTCAAGCGCACACCGAAGCCCGACGAGCTACGCGCGCTGCGTTGTCCGCATGGCATTGCGCCCCGTAGAATCGCGCCCTTTCGCCTGGAAGGATGGCCATGAGCGCTCTCGGCAACAGAACCGCCTCTGAAATATCGGACGAACTCGTCTACGGACTCAATTCCCGCCCACGCCCATGGATCGCCTTTCTTGCCGCGCTACAACATCTGCTGGCTATCATCGTGCCCATCGTCACGCCCGGCTTGCTGATCTGCCAAGCCATCGGCGTCTCGCCCCGCGACACCAACATTATCGTCTCCATGTCACTGGTGATCTCCGGCATCGCTACCTTTCTCCAGTGCAAGCGGTTCGGCCCGCTCGGCGCCGGGTTGCTGATCGTGCAGGGCACCAGCTTCAACTTCGTCGGTCCGCTGATCGCCGGCGGCGTGCTGCTGGTCAAGCAAGGCACGCCAGTGGAGACGGTGATGGCGGCGATCTTCGGCGTGGTAATCGCCGGCTCCTTCATCGAAATGGGCGTCTCGCGCGTGCTGCCCTTCATCAAGCGGCTAATCACCCCGCTGGTGACCGGCATCGTGGTACTGATGATCGGGCTGACGCTGATCAAGGTCGGCCTGATCAGCATGGGCGGCGGCTACGCGGCCATGGGCGACGGTAGCTTTGCCAGCCGCGAGAACCTGCTGCTGTCCGGCGTGGTGCTGGCGGCGATCATCGTGCTCAACCGCTTGCCGGTGGTGTGGCTGCGCAGCTGCGCGATCATCATCGCGCTGGCCATCGGTTATGCGCTGGCCGCCTACCTGGGCCGGCTGAACTTCGCCGGCATGCACGAGGCCGCACTGTTCCAGGTGCCGATGCCGCTGCACTTCGGCCTGAGCTTTTCCTGGAGCCTGTTCATTCCGATGGTGGTCATTTACCTGGTCACCTCGCTGGAAGCCATTGGCGACATCACCGCCACCAGCAAACTATCGGGCCAGCCGGTCGAGGGCCCGCTGTGGATACAGCGCATCAAGGGCGGCGTGCTGGTCAACGGCGCCAACTCATTGCTGGCGGGCCTGTTCAATACCTTTCCCAGTTCTGTGTTCGCGCAGAACAACGGCATCATTCAGCTGACCGGCATCGCCAGCCGCTACGTCGGGATGTGGATCGCCGCCATGCTGGTGGTGCTCGGGCTGTTCCCGGCAGTCGCTGGGGTGCTGCAGGCGGTACCAGAGCCTGTACTCGGCGGCGCCGCCCTGGTGATGTTCGGCGCGGTGGCAGCGGCGGGTATCAATATCCTTGCAGGCATACAGCTGGACCGCCGCGCGCTGCTGATCATCTCGGTTTCGCTGGCGCTGGGCCTGGGCTTTTCTCAGGTACCGGAGTTCCTGGCGAACCTGCCGATGGCACTGCGCAACGTGCTCGAATCTGGTGTGGCCACCGGAGGCATCTGCGCCCTGCTGATGAACTGGTTCCTGCCCGAGTCGCCCGCAAGCGCAGAGCAGGTTACCTGATCAACCGGCGCGCGCGTCCTGAGCGAGGCGCAGGCAGACCTCATCGGCAATCGCCAGGGCCGCGGTGAGTCCAGGCGATTCGATGCCGAACAGATTCACCAGCCCGGCGATGCCATGCTCGGCAGGCCCGTCGATGCGGAAGTCCGCAGCTGCTTCATCCGGACCGCTGATCTTCGGGCGAATGCCAGTGTAGGCCGGCTGCAGCGCGCCATCGGGCAACCCCGGCCAGTAACGGCGGATCGCGGCGTAAAAACCGCCTGCGCGGCTTTCGTTCATTGTGTAATCGAGGCTGTCGACCCACTCGACATCTGGACCGAAACGCGCCTGACCGCCAAGATCCAGGGTCAGGTGCACGCCCAGCCCGCCGGGCTCGGGCAGCGGATAGACCAGATGCCGAAACGGCGTGGAGGTCGCCAGACTGAAATAGCTGCCCTTGGCGAAATAGCGCGGCGGCACCGACTTGGCGGCCAGGCCGCGTGTGTAGCCCGCGATCCAAGGCGCCGCATGCCCGGCGCAGTTGATCACGCACGTGGCGAGCAGGGCCATGGGCTCGTCCCCGCCGACATCGACCCGCAACCCGGTGGCCGTCGCCTCGATTGCCGAGACCGGTGCACGCAACGCCAGCAGCGCACCCGCGGTTTGCGCATCGCCCTGGAGCGCCAGCATCAACGCATGGCTGTGGACGATACCGGTACTCGGCGACAGCAGCCCGGCAACGGCGTTGAGCTGCGGCTCCAAGACTTTTATCTGGTCCACATCGAGGCGCTGCAGGTCATGGACCCCGTTGGCCTGGGCGTGGGCCTGCAGCTGATCGAGACCGGCCAGCTGCGATTCGTCGGTGGCGACGATCAGCTTGCCACAGCGCCGATACGGCACCCCGTGACTTTCGCAGAAGGCGTACAGCGCGTCCCGTCCGGCCACGCACAGGCGCGCCTTCAACGAACCTTGCGGATAATAAATGCCGGCATGGATGACCTCGCTGTTGCGCGAACTGGTGCCCGAGCCGATGGCCGACTCGGCTTCCAACACCAGCACTTCGCGCCCTGCCAGCGCCATGGCGCGCGCAACGGCGAGCCCCACCACTCCAGCACCGATGACAACGCAATCGACCCGCTCCATTCACTCATTCCTCTTCGTTCGGCGGCCGCCAGCCTGCCGCAATATCGAACCGCAGCCAAGTCTCGGTTGCCTTAACCTCTAACCGT from the Stutzerimonas stutzeri genome contains:
- a CDS encoding DUF1090 domain-containing protein, with product MKTAVAMVLLMFTTGLAHAQESCAGKEANIRRQLDHARDNGNAGQIRGLETALDKVRTHCTNEGLQAERQDDIDEVREEISEREADLREALEDGEPQKVERRERKLDESREELRQLLEK
- a CDS encoding nucleobase:cation symporter-2 family protein, with amino-acid sequence MSALGNRTASEISDELVYGLNSRPRPWIAFLAALQHLLAIIVPIVTPGLLICQAIGVSPRDTNIIVSMSLVISGIATFLQCKRFGPLGAGLLIVQGTSFNFVGPLIAGGVLLVKQGTPVETVMAAIFGVVIAGSFIEMGVSRVLPFIKRLITPLVTGIVVLMIGLTLIKVGLISMGGGYAAMGDGSFASRENLLLSGVVLAAIIVLNRLPVVWLRSCAIIIALAIGYALAAYLGRLNFAGMHEAALFQVPMPLHFGLSFSWSLFIPMVVIYLVTSLEAIGDITATSKLSGQPVEGPLWIQRIKGGVLVNGANSLLAGLFNTFPSSVFAQNNGIIQLTGIASRYVGMWIAAMLVVLGLFPAVAGVLQAVPEPVLGGAALVMFGAVAAAGINILAGIQLDRRALLIISVSLALGLGFSQVPEFLANLPMALRNVLESGVATGGICALLMNWFLPESPASAEQVT
- a CDS encoding NAD(P)/FAD-dependent oxidoreductase, whose product is MERVDCVVIGAGVVGLAVARAMALAGREVLVLEAESAIGSGTSSRNSEVIHAGIYYPQGSLKARLCVAGRDALYAFCESHGVPYRRCGKLIVATDESQLAGLDQLQAHAQANGVHDLQRLDVDQIKVLEPQLNAVAGLLSPSTGIVHSHALMLALQGDAQTAGALLALRAPVSAIEATATGLRVDVGGDEPMALLATCVINCAGHAAPWIAGYTRGLAAKSVPPRYFAKGSYFSLATSTPFRHLVYPLPEPGGLGVHLTLDLGGQARFGPDVEWVDSLDYTMNESRAGGFYAAIRRYWPGLPDGALQPAYTGIRPKISGPDEAAADFRIDGPAEHGIAGLVNLFGIESPGLTAALAIADEVCLRLAQDARAG